In Vreelandella piezotolerans, one genomic interval encodes:
- the mtnC gene encoding acireductone synthase, translating into MSQSTVRAIVTDIEGTTTDINFVHNVLFPYAYAKLPDFLCENAEAPAVAEQLDAVRRDMQDPEATLEAVIATLLHWIDTDQKVTPLKALQGMVWADGYQRGDFTGHLYADVAPALRQWQAEGKALYVYSSGSVQAQKLLFGYSDEGDLTPLFSGYFDTHIGHKREAAAYQRIVEALDLPAESVLFLSDVVEELDAAQQAGMQTLQLVREGTQAGTRHPCVTRFDEIHL; encoded by the coding sequence ATGAGTCAATCAACCGTTCGCGCCATCGTGACCGATATCGAAGGCACCACTACCGATATCAATTTCGTCCATAACGTGTTGTTCCCCTACGCCTACGCCAAGCTGCCCGACTTTCTGTGCGAAAACGCCGAGGCACCGGCAGTGGCCGAGCAGCTAGACGCTGTGCGCAGAGATATGCAGGACCCCGAGGCCACGCTGGAAGCGGTGATTGCGACGCTGCTGCACTGGATCGATACCGACCAGAAAGTGACCCCACTCAAAGCCCTGCAGGGCATGGTGTGGGCCGACGGCTACCAGCGCGGCGACTTCACCGGCCATTTATACGCGGATGTCGCGCCAGCCCTGCGCCAGTGGCAGGCGGAAGGCAAGGCGCTGTATGTGTACTCGTCAGGCTCGGTGCAGGCGCAGAAATTGCTGTTTGGCTATAGCGATGAGGGCGATTTGACCCCGCTGTTCAGCGGCTATTTCGACACCCATATTGGCCATAAGCGTGAGGCCGCGGCCTATCAGCGCATTGTCGAGGCGCTCGATCTACCTGCAGAGTCGGTACTGTTCCTGTCGGATGTGGTCGAAGAGCTGGACGCGGCCCAGCAGGCGGGCATGCAAACGCTACAGCTGGTGCGTGAAGGTACCCAGGCGGGCACCCGCCATCCGTGCGTCACCCGTTTCGACGAGATCCACCTGTAA
- a CDS encoding 1,2-dihydroxy-3-keto-5-methylthiopentene dioxygenase, translating to MSQLKVFADNNPHDALIDTTDGERITAELNQVGVLFERWATPGEIADDATQEEILALYQEDIDRVKAKGGYQTVDVLHMVPTHPEKDAMRQKFLNEHRHHEDEVRFFVKGQGLFCLHIDDKVYQVLCTRNDLISVPANTPHWFDMGPEPEFTALRFFDNVEGWVPHWTESDIAGKFDRLDQL from the coding sequence ATGTCACAACTCAAAGTATTTGCCGATAACAATCCCCATGATGCCCTCATCGACACCACCGACGGCGAACGGATTACCGCTGAGCTAAACCAGGTAGGCGTACTGTTCGAGCGCTGGGCAACCCCAGGCGAGATTGCCGACGATGCCACCCAAGAAGAGATTCTGGCGCTCTACCAAGAGGACATCGACCGGGTCAAAGCCAAAGGCGGCTACCAAACCGTCGACGTGCTGCACATGGTGCCGACCCACCCCGAAAAAGACGCCATGCGCCAGAAGTTCCTGAACGAGCACCGCCACCATGAAGACGAAGTGCGCTTCTTCGTCAAAGGCCAGGGGCTGTTCTGCCTGCACATCGACGACAAGGTGTATCAGGTGCTTTGCACCCGCAACGACCTGATCAGCGTGCCCGCCAACACCCCGCACTGGTTCGATATGGGGCCAGAACCGGAATTTACCGCACTGCGCTTCTTCGACAACGTGGAAGGCTGGGTCCCCCACTGGACCGAAAGCGACATCGCCGGGAAGTTCGATCGTTTGGATCAGCTTTAA
- the mtnK gene encoding S-methyl-5-thioribose kinase, protein MANEQTYRALAVETLGQRLGEVEAVASRVGGDPAEWRIREVGDGNLNLVFIVTGSAGSVVVKQALPYVRMVGESWPLPLYRAHYEYFALVRQAARAPGVAPEVYYFDKPQALIVMEYLHPHVILRRKLISGERVEKLGATLGEFCARTAFRGSELSMASPDKKADVGLFSGNVAIPAITESLVFTDPYYGAEMNRHTPELSPVVDELRRNARLKAKVQRLLMKFTSNTETMLHGDLHSGSIMATDTSVRVIDPEFSQYGPMAFDLGMAVANFFMAYFSQPAHRKEYELDAYQAWILAVITECFTRFDETFRHLWQTERTGILFPRSLFEDQGNSADDACDALLEEIREDALAYCGIEMHRRVLSLAHNADFEEIEDTGLRAELEARNVLMGQTLIMEPEAYCDLNALAELAKTFNQKAVL, encoded by the coding sequence GTGGCAAACGAGCAGACGTATCGAGCGCTAGCAGTGGAGACCCTGGGGCAGCGGCTAGGGGAAGTGGAGGCCGTCGCTAGCCGCGTGGGGGGAGATCCTGCCGAGTGGCGCATCCGTGAGGTGGGCGACGGCAACCTCAACCTGGTATTCATCGTCACCGGCAGTGCCGGAAGCGTGGTGGTCAAGCAGGCGCTGCCCTACGTGCGCATGGTGGGCGAGAGCTGGCCGCTGCCGCTCTATCGCGCCCACTACGAGTACTTTGCCCTGGTGCGCCAAGCCGCGCGGGCGCCCGGCGTGGCGCCCGAGGTGTACTACTTCGACAAGCCCCAGGCGCTGATCGTGATGGAGTATCTGCATCCGCACGTGATTTTGCGGCGCAAGCTGATCAGCGGCGAACGGGTAGAGAAGCTGGGCGCTACGTTGGGTGAGTTCTGTGCGCGCACGGCGTTTCGCGGCTCGGAGCTCTCCATGGCGAGCCCGGACAAGAAAGCCGACGTGGGGCTGTTCTCTGGAAATGTTGCGATTCCCGCGATCACCGAATCGTTGGTGTTCACCGACCCCTACTACGGCGCGGAGATGAACCGCCATACGCCGGAGCTATCGCCCGTGGTGGATGAGCTGCGCCGCAACGCCCGCCTGAAGGCCAAGGTGCAGCGGCTGTTGATGAAGTTCACCTCGAACACCGAAACCATGCTCCACGGCGACCTGCACTCCGGCTCCATCATGGCCACCGACACCAGCGTGCGCGTCATCGACCCCGAGTTTTCCCAGTACGGACCCATGGCATTCGACCTGGGCATGGCCGTGGCGAACTTCTTCATGGCCTACTTCAGTCAGCCAGCCCACCGCAAGGAATACGAGCTAGACGCCTACCAAGCCTGGATTTTAGCGGTCATCACCGAGTGCTTTACCCGCTTCGACGAGACGTTTCGCCATCTCTGGCAAACCGAGCGCACCGGCATTCTATTCCCCAGGTCGCTGTTCGAAGACCAGGGCAACAGCGCCGACGACGCCTGCGATGCGCTACTTGAAGAGATTCGTGAAGATGCCCTGGCCTACTGCGGCATCGAAATGCACCGCCGCGTGCTCTCGCTGGCCCACAACGCCGACTTCGAAGAGATCGAAGACACTGGCTTACGCGCCGAGTTGGAAGCGCGCAACGTGTTGATGGGGCAAACGCTGATCATGGAGCCGGAAGCCTACTGTGATCTCAACGCACTGGCAGAGCTGGCCAAAACGTTTAACCAGAAAGCGGTGTTGTAA
- a CDS encoding methyl-accepting chemotaxis protein — protein sequence MKNNGTVTQVEHPLRDDDVLISKTDNSSYIAYANHRFVEISGFEYDELVGSPHNMVRHPDMPSPVFADMWSDLKAGQYWSGLVKNRRKNGDHYWVRANVVPIRENDKVTGFVSIRVKPSQADVENAEHIYRDMRENQGRFTIKHGEVMARNPLKRLASATWWAPRLANVSGVLYTLAATGMLMLASTWWLGGQVANGVLAPLLAMVLATGLLLSLHQWRQARRLRRFLHKANDFALQIAAGDLNAQVPSVGHVAMDNTLATMNFMRRSLEALIGDVDQRIAQVMPSVEALSHHNQAMGHRVDQQASAVQQTAASAEQIASTVRQSSDNAQLASQASVGNVSEVDNAVAIMHELAEAMDGITATSQDMAGIVKTIDHIAFQTNILALNASVEAARAGEHGRGFAVVAEEVRRLARQSAEAAHQVQTLIETARQRIEAGQHKAGSAGDAMGRIRQASHNVNDLMEEIRAAAREQSEGIAQISQAISQIDRGTQESAASMDAYLNAVDVLSREVNYLAHSAHAFMPVTNTQASAPVLPRTSNNVYQLPMAEKSPTFPRAQAV from the coding sequence ATGAAAAACAATGGCACCGTGACCCAGGTGGAACATCCTCTCCGTGACGATGATGTGCTGATTTCCAAAACCGACAACAGCAGCTACATCGCCTACGCCAATCATCGATTCGTCGAGATCAGCGGCTTCGAGTACGACGAGTTGGTGGGCTCGCCCCATAACATGGTGCGCCATCCAGACATGCCGTCGCCCGTGTTCGCCGATATGTGGAGCGATCTGAAAGCGGGTCAGTACTGGAGCGGCCTGGTCAAAAACCGGCGTAAGAACGGCGACCACTACTGGGTACGCGCCAACGTCGTGCCCATTCGGGAAAACGACAAAGTGACCGGATTCGTCTCGATCCGTGTCAAACCCTCCCAGGCTGACGTCGAGAATGCCGAGCACATCTACCGCGATATGCGTGAGAATCAGGGACGCTTTACGATCAAGCATGGCGAAGTCATGGCCCGCAACCCGCTAAAACGGCTAGCGAGCGCCACCTGGTGGGCGCCTCGGCTGGCCAACGTATCGGGCGTGCTGTACACCTTGGCCGCCACCGGCATGCTGATGCTAGCCAGCACCTGGTGGCTGGGCGGCCAAGTTGCCAACGGCGTGCTCGCCCCGCTGCTCGCCATGGTGTTGGCCACGGGTTTACTGTTGAGCCTTCATCAGTGGCGTCAGGCGCGCCGACTCCGGCGCTTTCTACACAAGGCCAACGACTTCGCGCTGCAAATCGCGGCGGGGGATCTCAACGCGCAGGTGCCCTCGGTCGGCCATGTCGCCATGGATAACACGCTCGCCACCATGAATTTCATGCGCCGCTCGCTCGAAGCGCTGATTGGCGATGTGGACCAGCGTATTGCCCAGGTCATGCCCTCGGTGGAAGCGCTGTCCCACCACAACCAAGCCATGGGCCATCGTGTGGATCAGCAGGCCTCAGCCGTGCAGCAAACCGCCGCTAGTGCAGAGCAAATCGCCTCGACCGTGCGGCAAAGCTCGGACAACGCCCAGCTTGCCAGCCAGGCCTCGGTGGGTAACGTCAGCGAAGTCGATAACGCGGTGGCGATTATGCATGAGCTGGCCGAAGCGATGGACGGCATCACGGCGACGTCTCAAGACATGGCGGGCATCGTCAAAACGATCGATCACATTGCTTTCCAAACCAACATCTTGGCGCTGAATGCGTCGGTGGAAGCGGCGCGCGCCGGTGAGCATGGCCGTGGCTTTGCGGTGGTAGCCGAAGAGGTACGCCGCCTGGCACGCCAGTCTGCGGAAGCCGCCCATCAGGTACAAACGCTGATCGAGACCGCGCGTCAGCGCATCGAAGCCGGGCAGCATAAAGCCGGCTCGGCGGGCGATGCCATGGGGCGCATTCGCCAGGCCAGCCATAACGTCAACGACTTGATGGAGGAGATTCGTGCGGCCGCTCGAGAACAAAGCGAGGGCATCGCGCAGATCAGTCAGGCCATTTCCCAGATCGACCGAGGAACTCAAGAGAGCGCCGCCAGCATGGATGCGTATCTGAACGCCGTCGACGTGCTCTCTCGCGAGGTCAACTACCTGGCCCACAGCGCCCACGCGTTCATGCCGGTCACGAACACTCAGGCATCCGCCCCTGTGCTGCCACGAACCAGCAACAACGTTTACCAGCTTCCCATGGCTGAAAAATCCCCCACATTTCCTAGAGCGCAAGCGGTATAA